GTCGTCCGTCGTGGAATCGATCGGCAGGTACGTCTTTATCCTCACCGATTCGCTCTTCGGAGGGGCCTCGCCCTCGTCCGGGTTGAAGCCGCCCCCCTCCTCGATGGCAACACCGCCATGGCCGTACTTGTAAAAGATCTCCGTAAGGGGCTCAACGAACTCCGGCGGAGAATCGACGCTCAACTCAATCCACTTCAATTGGGTTTCCTCTTCAATAATTGTATCGGGGGCAGACCTATTGCATATCTGGTGGCGTTGACTTCGTAGGGGCGCACAGCAGTGCGCCCCTGCCTGCCTACGATTGCGATTGCTATTACAACGGCCGGGCGCACTGCTGTGCGCCCCTGCGAAATCGGCGCCTCTCGCATACCTACCCGTTAGTTGCGAACGTTCAATCCGCGGCCGCACCTCGAGGCACAACCACCCCAATCACAGATCGAAGGGTCCCGATATTGGGACCCTTCTAAGACAGACCGTCTTTCTAATCTTTCTCCGGCTCGCTCGCGAAGCTCTTCTTGAGTTTGTCGAACCACCGCTTGTCGTGCTTGTTGTCGCGTTCATTCGTCTGGGAGCCGAAGGTCCTGGCGAGCTGCCGCATGAGGTTCTTCTGCTCTTCCGTCAGCGTCCTTGGCGTCTCCACGATCATCAGCACCATGATGTCGCCGCGCTGCTTCTTGCTTCCCAAATGAGGAATGCCCGCTCCCTTGATCCGCAGGATATCCCCGGTCTCCGTGCCTGGAGGCACCTCGAGCGGCGACTCGCCCTCAAGCGTCGGCACTTTGAGCGACGATCCAAGGGCGGCCTGGGCGATATTTACCTTTTGATTGAGTACGAGTTCGTAGCCTTCCCTGCGGAACAACGGATGGTTTTTCACACGTACGACTACGTAGAGATCCCCCGCCGCCCCCCCATTAAATCCCGGCTCTCCCTCGCCCGTGAGGCGGATCTGCGTGCCGGACTCGATACCCGCGGGCACGGTGACGACCATCTTTCGGTTCTTCACCTCTCGGCCCGCGCCGCGGCATGCCTTGCAGGGATCGCTGATCACGCTGCCCTCACCCCTGCACATTCCACACGGTACTACCTGGACAAACTGCCCGAATATACTCTGGTGCGCTCTACGTACCTGCCCCTGCCCATTGCAGTCCGGGCACGTCGCCGCCTTTGCGCCGGGCTCGCTGCGGGCGCCTTTGCAGGCGGAACAGACTTCCGTGCGGCGGACGTTGATCTCCTCTTCCGTCCCGAAAACCGCCTTCTCGAACGGCACGGTGATGCCCGCCTGCAGGTCGGCGCCGCGCCGTGCTGCGTGGGCCGAGCGGGCGCCTGCGCCCCCGAAGAAGGCATCGAAAATGTCTCCGAAGCCGCCGAAGTTCTCAAAGCCGTCAAAGCCGCGCGCGCCGCCGTTCTGGGCCGCTGCGTGGCCGAACCTATCGTAGTCCGAGCGCCTCTTGGCATCGCTCAGGACCTGGTAGGCCTCGTTGATCTCTTTGAACTTTTCCGCGGCGTCGACGTTCTTGTTGCGGTCCGGGTGGTGCTCGAGCGCGAGTTTTCGGAAAGCTTTCCGGATGTCTTCCTCGGAAGCCTCACGGGCGACACCAAGGACTTCATAGTAGTCGCGTTTGCTTGTTGTCATACCTGTTCTGATAAGGAAAATCTAAAGACCATTATATTCAGGCGGCGATAGCCCAACAAGGCAACCGGCGTTCGCGCAGGCGCGTGCTATCCGTCGCAAAGAGTGAGGGCGCCGCGCGTGAAATGCTGCGCGACGCCCTCACGACAGACCCGGAGGGTCTGCTCAAAGGCGCATTGACTAGAACCGGCCGCGGAACCTGCGGATGCCGAAGACCAGCCCGACTGGCGCTATCAGCAGGAGCATGTTCGCGAGCCCGACGGCCAGAGGCGTCGCCCTGGCATGGCAGACGAGATATCGAGCGTTGTTGGGCTGGAGATCACTGCCGCTATCGGCCGGGGCTGTGGTCGTCGTCGCAATTACCGTGGGCGAGCCCTGAGTATCGGGCGTGGCCGCCGGGGCCGTTGCCGTTGCCGTTGCCGGCGCCGCTGTCGCCGTGGGCGTCGCCGGAACAGCCGTGGCGGTGGGAGTCGGAGGCTCGACGGTCGCCGTCGGCGGCACGGGTGTGGACGTAACCGTCGGCGGGACCGGCGTGGCGGTCGGCGGCTCAGGCGTAGGCGTGGAAAGCCCGGTGAAGACGACGCCAAAGTTGTTCTCAAACGCGCCGCTAACGAACCTTGCGGTCGTACTAGACTTCATGCCGTTCAAGAAAAACTCGATGGGCTTGCCGATATACTTCGGGTTGCCCGGCGCGAGGACCAGGTTGACGTACCGGTCGCCATTGACTACGGCGGGTGCAGACTCGTAGTCCTCGATCCTCGCGATCAGAACGGCGCCCGAAGGCACCCTGCCTCCCACAACGGCGATCTGCCCGGAGAACACCGCAGGATTGGCAACCTGCGGCGTAGGCGTGAATATCGGCGTGTTGGTCGGCACCGGCGTGAGCGTCGGCGTAGGGGTGATGGTCGGAGTCGCACTTGGCGTGGGTGTCGGAGTCGGAATGCCTGCAAAGGTCAGGTTGAACCCGCTTTTGAAAGCCTCGGTCGACGGGCCGTATTTGACCACGACCCTGTCCGTCTGGGTGGCCCGGTCTGGAGAGCCGTCCAAGTGGAAGGTGATCAGCGCGTTGTTAAAAGTGTCGTCGGGCACAGATACCAGCAAATTGGAATAGGTGCCGTTCTTCACCTGTATTGGCTCCGACTGGTAGCGAGTGTCTATGCGCGCAACAACGTAGTGGCCGTCGGGAACCGGCTGGCCGCCGGCCGTGATGTTGCCGGTGTAGCTTTGCGGAAATATAGGCGGCGACTGGGCGTTGGCCGAGCCGGCCGCGGTTGCCGCTGAAATAGTCGCGAATAGAAATGCGGATACTACTGCAAAAAGAGTTGTCCTAATCACCATCATGCCTCCCGTGAATTGCGTCCCGGCCCCGTTTTGACGGGGTAGAAGCTATGTAAAACAGGACCTCCCTCCAATTATATCGGAGGGAGGTCCTGTTTACTAACTTTCGGGCCTAATCGCTACTCGGCGCTTACGGGACAAGCGTACCGGCGGCGTTCAGGTATACCCAATAGCCCTGACCGACCACAAGGAAGGCGGTGGCTGGCACCACGCTGGAGAACGTGTCGGCAAGCTCGTTGTAGTCATAGATCCTGGTGGGCGAGAGGCCGCTCATGTAGGTCGCGGCGGTCACCTCCAGAGCCTGACCGGCGGTCTTGGTGCCCGTCACATCCAGGACAGGGAGGAGGTTCCAGCCCTTGACCAAGTTCACCGTCGGGAGGGTGGTGGCGACGCCGCCGCCCGCGACAGGGATCGTGACGTTAAGGGCCTGGAACGACGTGCTGTACATCCAGTAGGCCCTGTTGGCCGTGATATGGGTCAGCGTGCCGGCCAGCGTGCCGTCCTCAGCGCGGGTAGCCGTCAGCCAGCTGCCCGGGACCGTGGGATCGTAGGTCAGCACGTACTTGATCGGGTTCGTGGTCTTGATGACCGTGTTGATGTCGGTGTTCGCAGGGTTGTTAGGCAGCGACACCAGGTTCCAGCCCGGCCTCATCGTCAGGGAGAAGTCAGGCCGCACCTTGACCGAGAAGGCCTTGGTGATGGTCTTGGCGTTACCGGCATCATCCGTGCCCGTCAGCTTCAGCTCGTAGTTCGCAACCGGCAGATCGCGGTTCGACAGCAGGAACTTGCCGGCGGACTCCTTGTTGATGCGGGCTGCGACATCCTCGACGACGTTCGTGCCGCCAGGAACAATCCTGGTCAGCGTAACGGCGCTAAGGGTGACGTTGCTCTTGGTGTCAAGGTTCGTCGCGATGTCCGCGACCGTGTTGGTGTAATCATCGTTGTCCGTGCCGTCTTTT
This genomic window from SAR202 cluster bacterium contains:
- the dnaJ gene encoding molecular chaperone DnaJ, which gives rise to MTTSKRDYYEVLGVAREASEEDIRKAFRKLALEHHPDRNKNVDAAEKFKEINEAYQVLSDAKRRSDYDRFGHAAAQNGGARGFDGFENFGGFGDIFDAFFGGAGARSAHAARRGADLQAGITVPFEKAVFGTEEEINVRRTEVCSACKGARSEPGAKAATCPDCNGQGQVRRAHQSIFGQFVQVVPCGMCRGEGSVISDPCKACRGAGREVKNRKMVVTVPAGIESGTQIRLTGEGEPGFNGGAAGDLYVVVRVKNHPLFRREGYELVLNQKVNIAQAALGSSLKVPTLEGESPLEVPPGTETGDILRIKGAGIPHLGSKKQRGDIMVLMIVETPRTLTEEQKNLMRQLARTFGSQTNERDNKHDKRWFDKLKKSFASEPEKD